ATCGTATTAGTAGGGAAACTAGAAATTGTTGTATGGGATACGCCAGCAGAAGTGTCTGCCCAGGAAAAGGGGGTAGCAGGGGCGGTTACCCAAGGGGAAGACAGTACTTATATTCAAGCAAATAAATTAATCTATAGTAAGCAAGAAAAGCTTTGTACTATAGAAGGAAAGGTATGCATTCAAAAACCAAGTGAAGCATTGGAACTGTATACAGAGCAGTTATGCTATAATACAGAAAAAGAAAACCTATTTACAGAGCAACCCGTTGCAATAGTGCATAAAAAAAACCTATTCAAGGGCAGTGGGCTATGGGCAACAAAGGACCTAAAGCAATATATCCTTAAACGGCCTTGTGGTAGTATGGAGCTAGCGGAATCATTGGAAACAAATCAGTAATGCGCTTATCATGCGTGTGGTAATTGGTTGTGGAGGAACAGGTGGGCATATTTATCCGGCAATTGCTATAGCAGCTGCACTTAAAGCGCAATTTTCAGCAGTAGAACTATTGTTTGTGGGTGCAAACGGAGGGATAGAGGAAGCTATCGTAGCCGCTGCAGGTTATCAGATCGTATGCTTACCTATTAGGGGTCTTCAAAGGAAGAAATGGCTTTGTAATATTCGATTGCCCTTTTTAATCCTAAAAAGTTTCTATCAAGCTAGGCAAATTATTAAGGCATTTAAGCCTGATGTAGTTGTTGGTACCGGTGGGTATGTTTGTTTTCCCACGTTATTGGCCGCTTATAGTAAGGGTATTCCTACGCTTATACAAGAACAGAATAGCATTGCTGGGTTGACCAATAGGTTACTTGCTCGATTGGTAACTAAAATTTGTACAGGCTATCCCTCCGTATCTTTTTCTTGTGCAAAAGAGAAAATAGTTGTTACAGGTAATCCGGTGCGTGCTTCCCTCTTTGCAACTAAAAATGATCAAGCAGCAGCGCTTCGCTATTTTAATTTATCATCTGATAAAAAATGTCTACTAGTAGTAGGGGGGAGTGGTGGTTCCTTGCAATTAAATACGACGTTATTAGGGGGCATAGGTCAATTGCATGCTTGGGATATCCAGCTGCTATGGATAACAGGGAACCACTATTTTCAAAGGATCCGGGATACCTTAGATAATACGTATGGGTTCGATCCTATGGTTCAATGCTATCCCTTTTTAGATCATATGGGAATGGCTTATACTGCAGCAGATGTGGTAGTTTCTAGAGCGGGTGCGCTCTCTATTGCAGAGTTGTGTGTGGCACAGAAGCCAACCATTCTCGTTCCCTCTCCCAATGTAGTAGGGGATCATCAAACCAAAAATGGTGTACCTTTGGTTGAACAGGGCGCTGTCTTATGCTTACAGGACCAAACATGTCCACGCTTACTTTTACCTACTATCTGGGCGCTACTACAAGATGAAAAACAGCAATCCATGTTAATCAAGCAAATGCATACCTTTGCGTGCTTACATGCCAATGCCTTACATAGGATTGTGCAAGAAATTAATAACATCTGCCTATGGAAAGAAGCCGAACCGTAAAAGTTGTATAGGCGCTTTTAAGGTAACATTATATTAGTTGTACACTCGATGCGTCAACTTAAGCGTTATATTATATTGATTACTAAGTATTATAGTATAGTTTTGATTTGTTTTTTAATTTAACGTGTAAATAAATTTTCTTTTTGTTATTCCATAAATAAAGTATAAAATGCGTTTTTTATAGAAAATTTTTAGGGGAAACTTTTGTTTCGGAGATTAAAGATAAAGTATAGGCATCCCTATTCCAGAAAAACCATTCCAAAGGCTAAAATAGCTTTACGCGCAACGGTTGAAAGTGCTGAGTTTAGGAAAATACTGGACTATGTCCAAAGTCTCACTCCAATTATGAATAGGGATGGTCCACTTTCTGGTCATGTAGTTAATAGCCAGATAACCAAGGATTCTTGTTTGACACTTAGGTAATAAAACAGGTTCAAAAGTGGATGTGCTATCTCTGGGGACGTCAACCGATATAATCCCATTATCAGTGGTAACTTGCTTAGTAAATAATTCATTCAGTGCTTTATAGAAAAACTTTCTTAACATAAATGTACACGCATTGCCATTTATATCTTTTAATACATAAGACCGAAAAAATCCTAAAAATAAACACCTAAATAAATATAAAAATAAATTTAAGTTAACGTTTGCCTAAAAATAAAAATGCATTTTTATTTTTAGGCAAAATATTTAAAGTCTATTGCAAAGGCCTCAAAAGATAAAAAATTCACTGGACATTTGGACGGCTTTTCTTACCCGAAATGATTTACTCAACAAAGAAAACATACCTAGCCCGCTAGGTAATAATAGCCTTAAATCCGACTAAGTACCATGCTCATTGCGCTCTTTACATGGAAAAGCTGCTATTATGCGTTTTTATTGACAAATCAATTGATTAGCAAACGCTACATTGATTTGGCGGTAGGCATGCCAACCTTTGTAAGGGATGACCTCCTTATAAAATACATATAATTTCTCCAATTTTTCATGGATGTTTTCTGTTTTTCCAAATAAGATTTGATGATTACCTATTTGCGTTCCAAGTGTTATAAAATGATTGGGTGCTATTTGTAGGCTAGTAATTTGACTGCGAAGAAAACGATCTTGATACAGTTGGTGTAACAGCA
Above is a window of Candidatus Cardinium hertigii DNA encoding:
- the lptC gene encoding LPS export ABC transporter periplasmic protein LptC, translated to MYERGFFVPLYATAVMPERVPMVETMQCALLATDNGKSTFTIKANEMYCYENGDIVLVGKLEIVVWDTPAEVSAQEKGVAGAVTQGEDSTYIQANKLIYSKQEKLCTIEGKVCIQKPSEALELYTEQLCYNTEKENLFTEQPVAIVHKKNLFKGSGLWATKDLKQYILKRPCGSMELAESLETNQ
- the murG gene encoding undecaprenyldiphospho-muramoylpentapeptide beta-N-acetylglucosaminyltransferase produces the protein MRVVIGCGGTGGHIYPAIAIAAALKAQFSAVELLFVGANGGIEEAIVAAAGYQIVCLPIRGLQRKKWLCNIRLPFLILKSFYQARQIIKAFKPDVVVGTGGYVCFPTLLAAYSKGIPTLIQEQNSIAGLTNRLLARLVTKICTGYPSVSFSCAKEKIVVTGNPVRASLFATKNDQAAALRYFNLSSDKKCLLVVGGSGGSLQLNTTLLGGIGQLHAWDIQLLWITGNHYFQRIRDTLDNTYGFDPMVQCYPFLDHMGMAYTAADVVVSRAGALSIAELCVAQKPTILVPSPNVVGDHQTKNGVPLVEQGAVLCLQDQTCPRLLLPTIWALLQDEKQQSMLIKQMHTFACLHANALHRIVQEINNICLWKEAEP